A single Arachnia propionica DNA region contains:
- a CDS encoding polyphosphate polymerase domain-containing protein: MSLSDLAPVHLDELNAAAEFMSRVDRKYPLHQRAAEAILDCLPTGTRVLNIGGRTEFGYTSVYFDTTARDSYLLAARGRPHRFKVRVRHYRDSGEAFLEVKTRRGGNTVKERIPHDPSALFEIAPEQYGFISGRLATGGIRGIRPQWLGPSLETSYLRTTLLAADGRARLTLDRELVWKENGHSLRAPRLAIIETKAGSAPSSADRTLWYHGYRPQRISKYATGLAALHPELPANRWRRVLNRHF, translated from the coding sequence ATGAGCCTGAGCGATCTCGCCCCGGTTCACCTCGACGAACTCAACGCGGCCGCGGAGTTCATGAGCCGGGTGGACCGCAAGTATCCGCTGCACCAGCGCGCCGCCGAGGCGATACTCGATTGCCTGCCGACCGGCACCAGGGTCCTGAACATCGGGGGAAGAACGGAGTTCGGGTACACATCCGTCTACTTCGACACCACGGCACGCGACTCCTACCTGCTGGCCGCGAGGGGCCGCCCGCACCGGTTCAAGGTGAGGGTCCGTCACTACCGGGACTCGGGCGAGGCCTTCCTGGAGGTCAAGACCCGGCGCGGCGGAAACACCGTCAAGGAACGCATCCCCCACGATCCTTCTGCACTGTTCGAGATCGCGCCCGAACAGTACGGCTTCATCAGCGGCCGCCTTGCCACCGGGGGGATCCGCGGCATCCGCCCGCAGTGGCTGGGACCGAGCCTGGAAACCAGTTACCTGCGCACCACGCTGCTCGCCGCCGATGGCCGGGCCCGGCTCACCCTGGACCGGGAACTCGTCTGGAAGGAGAACGGCCACAGCCTGCGGGCTCCCCGGCTGGCGATCATCGAGACCAAGGCAGGGTCGGCTCCCAGTTCCGCGGACCGGACCCTCTGGTACCACGGCTACCGCCCACAACGGATCTCCAAATACGCCACTGGTCTCGCCGCCCTGCACCCCGAACTGCCCGCGAACCGCTGGCGCCGGGTCCTGAACCGACACTTCTGA
- a CDS encoding VWA domain-containing protein: MMDWLAFKTPERLWVLLVLPALIIAYLVLMRLKGRTSLRYTNTGVLGRVIGSQRRWTRHLAVFMSLCSLVALTLAWAQPLGTEKVPRERATVVMVIDTSLSMQASDVDPNRLEAAKTAAKQFVDALPDSYNVALVSLNGSPAVVMPPSTDRGALTRAIDTLELKEGTAIGDALDQALKAVSEAPAPEDGSEPAPAMIVMLSDGGNTSGTEPAGSAGRAQAAGVPVFTIAYGTENGYVDLDGKRHNVAPDNEVLRSISATTGGESVSADSTDSLKDAYKRIGSSVGTEEVKKPVTAQYAFGALGFAVVAALGAVMMAARWPR; encoded by the coding sequence ATGATGGACTGGTTGGCTTTCAAGACCCCCGAGAGGCTGTGGGTGCTGCTGGTTCTTCCCGCGCTGATCATCGCCTACCTGGTGCTGATGCGTCTCAAGGGGCGAACCTCACTGCGTTACACCAACACCGGGGTGCTGGGCCGGGTGATCGGTTCCCAGCGCCGCTGGACGCGGCACCTGGCCGTTTTCATGTCGCTGTGCTCCCTGGTGGCGCTGACCCTGGCCTGGGCCCAGCCACTCGGAACGGAGAAGGTCCCACGGGAACGGGCAACCGTGGTCATGGTGATAGACACATCGCTTTCCATGCAGGCCTCCGACGTGGACCCGAACCGGTTGGAAGCGGCCAAGACCGCAGCGAAACAGTTCGTGGATGCGCTGCCCGACTCCTACAACGTCGCCCTGGTCTCACTCAACGGTTCCCCTGCCGTGGTCATGCCTCCCTCAACGGACCGGGGCGCGCTCACCAGGGCCATCGACACCCTGGAACTCAAGGAGGGCACCGCCATCGGGGACGCGCTGGACCAGGCGCTCAAGGCCGTCAGCGAGGCCCCCGCCCCCGAGGACGGTTCCGAACCCGCGCCGGCCATGATCGTGATGCTGAGCGATGGCGGGAACACTTCGGGAACGGAGCCCGCGGGAAGTGCGGGCCGCGCACAGGCGGCCGGGGTGCCGGTGTTCACCATCGCCTACGGAACCGAGAACGGATACGTTGACTTGGACGGGAAGCGGCACAACGTCGCCCCGGACAACGAGGTTCTCCGGTCGATCTCCGCGACCACTGGCGGGGAATCGGTTTCCGCGGACAGCACGGACAGCCTGAAGGACGCCTACAAGAGGATCGGTTCATCGGTGGGCACGGAAGAGGTGAAGAAACCGGTGACCGCGCAGTACGCGTTCGGGGCGTTGGGTTTCGCAGTGGTGGCCGCGCTGGGGGCAGTGATGATGGCTGCGAGGTGGCCGCGATGA
- a CDS encoding DUF58 domain-containing protein, translated as MPEGTLTSPSFAPAPATQAPHDPGAATSVLHTPSGPTIPLTKLAPEAALRRLELTVVRRLEGFLHGDHLGLLPGPGSDTNDARPYQPGQDDVRMMDWAVTARTTVPHVRDTMADRELEVWGLLDVTPSMNWGTEGITKRDLGIAAIATIGFLSQRMGDRFGGLMMLPDRIKRLPARSGRTALYGMLRQMLTEPIVPDNAPGDLELVDGIEQMARSQRRRGMRVVVSDFLTSGEAELDPDRPPAWERAIRRLAVRNQVLCVEVVDRHELEFPDVGEMLIRDPETSFLRYINTSDPAARQRMDDASRAQRERIKVALRRAGAGHIQLRTDRDWVSDIARFVLGYRRVASALHAPPQGVSR; from the coding sequence ATGCCTGAGGGAACCTTGACCTCCCCATCCTTCGCACCCGCACCCGCGACACAGGCGCCCCACGATCCCGGGGCCGCCACATCCGTGCTGCACACACCGAGCGGCCCCACCATCCCGCTGACCAAACTGGCCCCGGAAGCCGCCCTGCGGCGCCTGGAACTCACCGTCGTCCGCCGCCTGGAGGGGTTCCTGCACGGAGATCACCTGGGTCTGCTCCCGGGACCGGGTTCCGACACGAACGACGCCCGCCCGTACCAGCCGGGCCAGGACGATGTCCGGATGATGGACTGGGCCGTCACCGCACGCACCACGGTTCCCCACGTCCGCGACACCATGGCCGACCGGGAGCTCGAGGTCTGGGGACTGCTCGACGTGACCCCGTCGATGAACTGGGGGACCGAGGGCATCACCAAACGCGACCTGGGCATCGCGGCCATCGCGACGATCGGTTTCCTAAGCCAACGGATGGGGGACCGGTTCGGCGGTCTCATGATGCTGCCCGACCGCATCAAGCGGCTGCCCGCCCGTTCGGGCCGGACCGCCCTGTACGGGATGCTGCGGCAGATGCTCACCGAACCCATCGTCCCCGACAACGCCCCCGGTGACCTGGAACTGGTCGACGGCATTGAGCAGATGGCACGCTCCCAGCGACGCCGCGGCATGCGGGTGGTGGTCTCGGATTTCCTGACCTCGGGAGAGGCCGAGCTTGATCCTGACCGGCCACCGGCCTGGGAACGGGCGATCAGGCGGCTGGCGGTTCGCAACCAGGTGTTGTGCGTCGAGGTGGTTGACCGGCACGAACTGGAGTTCCCCGACGTCGGGGAGATGCTGATCCGCGACCCGGAAACCTCCTTCCTGCGCTACATAAACACCTCCGATCCGGCCGCGCGCCAGCGGATGGACGACGCCTCACGCGCGCAGCGTGAACGCATCAAGGTGGCGCTCAGGCGCGCGGGGGCGGGACACATCCAGCTGCGCACGGACCGCGACTGGGTATCTGACATCGCGCGATTCGTCCTCGGCTACCGGCGGGTCGCCAGCGCCCTTCACGCGCCGCCCCAGGGAGTGAGCCGATGA
- a CDS encoding alpha/beta hydrolase family protein: MQRMSIDQALKGMDSIRQVRVSGDGVFWLAGIAAEDGRVTVRRWREGRITEITPGFNVRSRVMEYGGGAYAVADALVAWCDDFTKRLWIRDGGTTRPLTPGSTRFRYGGLTLDPQRRLLLAVREDHEVTPEERSEIVALDLDSSNADGGHVLVSGADFYAGPAVRDGRLAWFQWMHPNMSWDEASVWATNLDDPGHVDRIFGKPGVSAQHPVWLGDGSLACVTDESGHWNWVVHHREGMSAWRTPHDCSIPVWVLDTPPACAVGDDLLATVQIADGRGALALWHPRSGGVTHPLPGTAMVESLASSGQDLFAVAEWDDRPASLVRISPTGERTELVASEPLPGLSRPVSRWSEGPAGPVHSWFYPVPDAVAAPPMLVLTHGGPTSVHYPSFDKMIQFWVSRGICVLDVNYSGSTGFGRAYRDRLKGRWGVLDVADVVAAAREVCRAELADPKRVAIAGGSAGGYTTLQALVTSDFFAAGISSYGIGDLRSLVEETHKAESHYTFALVAPWPEGEQIYRERSPITRLDRLNAPMLILQGLEDHVVPPGQAFDMADAVRAKGLALALVTFEHEGHGFRSLAAREQSLESQVSFLEQVFGLPLSDDVPVLPIENLKA; the protein is encoded by the coding sequence ATGCAGCGAATGTCCATTGACCAGGCCCTCAAGGGCATGGACTCCATCCGCCAGGTACGGGTCAGCGGGGACGGGGTGTTCTGGCTGGCGGGGATCGCCGCCGAGGACGGCCGGGTGACCGTGCGGCGTTGGCGGGAGGGCAGGATCACCGAGATCACCCCCGGGTTCAACGTGCGTTCCCGGGTGATGGAGTACGGCGGGGGTGCCTACGCGGTGGCCGACGCCCTGGTGGCGTGGTGCGACGATTTCACCAAGCGGCTGTGGATCCGGGACGGGGGGACCACCCGCCCCCTGACCCCCGGAAGCACCCGGTTCCGCTACGGCGGACTGACCCTCGATCCGCAACGCCGGTTGCTTCTCGCGGTCCGTGAGGATCACGAGGTGACCCCCGAGGAACGCAGCGAGATCGTCGCGCTGGACCTGGATTCCAGCAATGCCGACGGGGGCCACGTGCTGGTGAGCGGCGCCGATTTCTACGCGGGCCCGGCGGTGCGCGACGGACGGCTCGCCTGGTTCCAGTGGATGCACCCGAACATGAGCTGGGACGAGGCATCCGTGTGGGCCACGAACCTCGACGATCCCGGGCACGTCGACAGGATCTTCGGGAAGCCCGGGGTCAGTGCGCAACACCCGGTCTGGCTCGGGGACGGTTCCCTGGCCTGTGTCACGGACGAATCCGGCCACTGGAACTGGGTGGTGCACCACCGCGAGGGGATGTCGGCCTGGCGAACCCCTCACGACTGTTCGATTCCCGTGTGGGTGTTGGACACCCCGCCCGCCTGCGCAGTGGGGGATGACCTGCTGGCAACGGTTCAAATCGCCGACGGCCGCGGTGCGCTGGCGCTGTGGCATCCGCGCAGCGGCGGGGTCACCCATCCGCTGCCCGGAACGGCCATGGTCGAGTCCCTGGCCTCTTCCGGACAGGACCTGTTCGCGGTAGCGGAATGGGATGATCGTCCCGCCTCCCTGGTGCGCATCTCCCCCACCGGGGAACGAACCGAACTCGTGGCCTCCGAACCCCTGCCGGGTCTGAGCCGTCCCGTTAGTCGCTGGTCCGAGGGGCCCGCGGGGCCGGTGCACTCCTGGTTCTACCCGGTCCCCGACGCCGTGGCGGCGCCCCCCATGCTCGTTCTCACCCACGGCGGCCCCACCTCCGTGCACTACCCGAGCTTCGACAAGATGATCCAGTTCTGGGTTTCCCGCGGTATCTGTGTTCTGGACGTGAACTACTCGGGTTCCACCGGTTTCGGGCGCGCCTACCGGGACCGCTTGAAGGGGCGGTGGGGCGTCCTGGATGTCGCCGACGTGGTGGCGGCGGCCCGCGAGGTGTGCCGGGCGGAGCTGGCTGATCCCAAGCGTGTGGCCATCGCCGGAGGCAGCGCGGGCGGTTACACCACCCTGCAGGCCCTGGTTACCAGCGATTTTTTCGCAGCCGGCATCAGTTCCTACGGCATCGGGGATCTGCGGAGTCTCGTCGAGGAAACCCACAAGGCGGAATCCCATTACACCTTCGCCCTGGTGGCCCCGTGGCCGGAAGGGGAGCAGATCTACCGGGAACGTTCCCCGATCACCCGGCTCGACCGTCTCAACGCCCCCATGCTGATCCTGCAGGGTCTGGAGGATCACGTCGTGCCACCGGGGCAGGCCTTCGACATGGCGGATGCGGTGCGCGCCAAGGGGCTCGCCCTGGCACTGGTCACGTTCGAGCACGAGGGCCACGGTTTCCGTTCGCTCGCGGCCCGCGAGCAGTCGCTGGAGTCCCAGGTCTCCTTCCTGGAACAGGTATTCGGCCTGCCGCTCAGCGACGACGTTCCCGTCCTGCCGATCGAGAATCTCAAGGCCTGA
- a CDS encoding DUF3145 domain-containing protein, translated as MNACTATESLPGARGMIFIHSTPAALCPHLEWAAASVLGAGLSWQWSEQHAEPGSQRAELSWTGPTGSGARLASRLAEFARIRFEVTEEAMLGAEGTRYCYTPSLGPFAATVGVHGDILVPEDRIRHALDTASAKGMSVHQAMERLLGTAWDEELEQFRYSSEDAPIRWLHQVV; from the coding sequence ATGAACGCTTGCACGGCCACCGAGAGCCTGCCCGGGGCGCGGGGGATGATCTTCATTCACTCCACCCCGGCCGCGCTGTGCCCGCATTTGGAATGGGCAGCCGCCTCGGTGCTCGGCGCGGGACTCAGCTGGCAGTGGAGCGAGCAGCACGCCGAGCCTGGTTCCCAGCGGGCCGAGCTCTCGTGGACCGGGCCCACCGGTTCGGGGGCGAGGCTCGCCTCCCGTCTCGCGGAGTTCGCCCGCATCCGTTTCGAGGTGACCGAGGAAGCCATGCTCGGGGCCGAGGGAACCCGCTACTGCTACACCCCTTCGCTCGGTCCGTTTGCCGCCACGGTCGGGGTGCACGGCGACATCCTGGTTCCCGAGGATCGCATCCGCCATGCCCTCGACACCGCGTCCGCCAAGGGCATGAGCGTTCACCAAGCCATGGAAAGACTCCTCGGGACCGCCTGGGACGAGGAACTCGAACAATTCCGGTACAGCTCGGAGGATGCACCGATCCGGTGGCTCCACCAGGTCGTGTGA
- a CDS encoding AAA family ATPase has translation MTTPSAQPPLPTTVADAARLLGVAISQVQRVIVGQEHMVQQLMVALLAKGHCLLEGVPGVAKTLAVRSFATVVGGDFARVQFTPDLVPSDIVGTRIYSASSESFEIELGPVFVNFVLADEINRAPAKVQSAMLELMAEKQVSIGGRTYPAPEPFIVIATQNPVESEGVYPLPEAQRDRFLVKVDVPYPKGNEEFEILRRMSVKPPQAEQVLNPGLVRHLQDMASKVFVHNLVSEYIVRLVLATRNPADFGMPDLEPVIQIGCSPRATLGLVAASRSLALINGRDYVLPTDVQAVARDVMSHRIVLGFDAVADNVLTTDVVDRILAMVPAPTPVWNDQSRQQRHQQHGYQPGHA, from the coding sequence TTGACTACCCCCAGCGCGCAGCCACCCCTGCCCACCACCGTTGCCGACGCCGCTCGCCTTCTGGGCGTGGCCATCAGCCAGGTGCAGCGGGTCATCGTCGGTCAGGAACACATGGTCCAGCAGTTGATGGTGGCTCTTCTGGCTAAGGGCCACTGCCTTCTCGAAGGCGTACCGGGCGTGGCGAAAACCTTGGCGGTGCGTTCCTTCGCGACAGTCGTCGGAGGGGATTTCGCTCGAGTGCAGTTCACCCCGGACCTGGTTCCCTCCGACATCGTCGGAACCCGCATCTACTCCGCCAGCTCCGAATCCTTCGAGATCGAGCTCGGACCGGTTTTCGTGAACTTCGTGTTGGCCGACGAGATCAACCGGGCGCCCGCGAAGGTGCAGTCCGCGATGCTCGAGCTGATGGCCGAGAAACAGGTTTCCATCGGCGGCAGGACCTACCCCGCGCCCGAACCATTCATCGTGATCGCGACCCAGAACCCCGTCGAGTCCGAGGGCGTCTACCCGCTTCCCGAGGCGCAGCGGGACCGTTTCCTCGTGAAGGTGGACGTGCCCTACCCGAAGGGCAACGAGGAGTTCGAGATCCTCAGGCGCATGAGCGTCAAACCCCCGCAGGCGGAGCAGGTGCTGAACCCTGGTCTGGTGCGCCACCTGCAGGACATGGCGTCCAAGGTTTTCGTCCACAACCTGGTCAGCGAGTACATCGTGCGCCTCGTGCTGGCCACCCGGAACCCTGCCGATTTCGGAATGCCGGACCTGGAGCCGGTGATTCAGATCGGTTGTTCCCCCCGCGCCACGCTCGGCCTTGTGGCCGCGTCGCGTTCCCTCGCGCTGATCAACGGCCGCGACTACGTGCTCCCCACCGATGTGCAGGCGGTGGCCCGCGACGTCATGTCCCATCGCATCGTGCTCGGTTTCGATGCGGTGGCCGACAACGTTCTCACCACCGACGTGGTGGATCGCATACTGGCCATGGTCCCGGCACCCACCCCGGTGTGGAACGACCAGTCACGCCAGCAGCGTCACCAGCAACACGGCTACCAGCCCGGTCATGCCTGA
- a CDS encoding carbohydrate-binding domain-containing protein, whose translation MKMRKLKLGLASLAAVAVLAGCSSATTLTDASGQTATRSTATGNSGSSEALTALLSENQESHYSQDDSDYDESSVTQITLNGSSATASGGGVTVDGSTVTITSAGTYRLAGSLTGQVIVNADSQDVKLILNGVELTNPSGSPMVVTAADEVTLILADGTENTISDADTYADTSSEAPSSAVDSASDLSIAGNGSLSVTGNNNDAINSADGLVIAGGNVTVKAADDGIRGKDYVIVSGGTVNVEATGDGIKSDNETNADRGYVLIENGTVNITSGDDGIKGFNDVAISGGAVTVSNSLEAVEAQTLVISGGQTRLTSSDDGINISGDNPQGFTIAGGAVTIDSEGDGLDSNAAGTISGGSVVILGPTVGGNGSVDVQSGLTVTGGELWAIGTSGMAESPSENSTQAFVFTNLNGSSTGEVSIADSSGNVIATQASSKQYSSVLYSGPSISAESTYEILLGGKSAGTVSANQYATGMGSGPGGGQPGADQQSSRPGR comes from the coding sequence ATGAAAATGCGAAAGCTCAAACTCGGACTCGCCTCTCTCGCGGCAGTCGCCGTCCTCGCCGGCTGCTCCTCGGCCACCACGCTCACCGACGCCTCCGGACAGACCGCGACCCGTTCCACCGCCACCGGCAACAGCGGAAGCAGCGAGGCCCTGACCGCCCTGCTCTCCGAGAACCAGGAATCCCACTACTCCCAGGACGACTCCGATTACGACGAGTCCTCCGTCACCCAGATCACTCTGAACGGATCCTCGGCCACCGCCTCGGGCGGCGGGGTCACGGTCGACGGCTCAACCGTAACGATCACATCCGCGGGAACCTACCGTCTTGCCGGTTCCCTGACGGGGCAGGTGATCGTCAACGCCGACTCCCAGGACGTGAAGCTGATCCTGAACGGCGTCGAGCTGACCAACCCGTCGGGTTCCCCGATGGTCGTCACGGCCGCGGACGAGGTGACCCTGATCCTCGCCGACGGCACCGAGAACACGATTTCCGACGCGGACACCTACGCAGACACCTCCAGCGAGGCCCCGTCATCGGCCGTTGACTCGGCCAGCGACCTCAGCATCGCCGGGAACGGGTCGCTGAGCGTCACGGGCAACAACAACGACGCGATCAACTCCGCGGACGGGCTCGTCATCGCGGGCGGCAACGTCACGGTCAAGGCGGCAGATGATGGCATCCGGGGAAAGGACTACGTCATCGTCTCGGGCGGAACCGTCAATGTGGAGGCCACCGGGGACGGCATCAAGTCCGACAACGAGACCAACGCCGACCGTGGCTACGTCCTGATCGAGAACGGAACTGTCAACATCACATCCGGGGATGACGGCATCAAAGGGTTCAACGACGTCGCGATATCGGGAGGTGCCGTCACCGTCTCCAACTCCCTGGAGGCCGTCGAGGCCCAGACCCTCGTGATCTCGGGAGGCCAGACCCGGCTGACCAGCAGCGACGACGGCATCAACATCTCCGGCGACAACCCGCAGGGCTTCACCATCGCCGGCGGCGCCGTCACGATCGATTCGGAGGGCGACGGGCTCGATTCCAACGCGGCCGGGACGATCTCGGGGGGCAGCGTCGTGATCCTCGGACCCACCGTGGGGGGAAACGGCTCGGTCGACGTGCAGTCGGGGTTGACCGTCACCGGCGGCGAGCTTTGGGCGATCGGGACTTCCGGCATGGCCGAGTCCCCCTCAGAGAACTCCACCCAAGCATTCGTGTTCACGAACCTGAACGGCAGCTCCACCGGTGAGGTCTCCATCGCGGATTCCAGCGGGAACGTGATAGCCACCCAGGCCTCCTCCAAGCAGTACTCCTCGGTGCTGTACTCCGGTCCCTCCATCTCGGCGGAAAGCACCTACGAGATCCTGCTGGGCGGCAAATCGGCAGGCACGGTCTCCGCCAACCAGTACGCGACCGGCATGGGTTCCGGCCCGGGCGGCGGGCAGCCCGGTGCGGATCAACAGAGCAGCCGGCCCGGCAGGTGA
- a CDS encoding DUF4956 domain-containing protein produces MQFLPYLANIVAICVLVFAIYLPRHHRRDLAVAYLGVNIGVMAVSIGLLNSTVAAGLGLGLFGVLSIIRLRSDELAQHEVAYYFSSLALGLLGGLGGSTTTYATMALIVVVLALADSSRFRTGVKREVVNLDRAITDPEELRYELATRLGGRVLGVNVQRLDFVADTTLVEVRYAPGAGLPVIEKVEVLR; encoded by the coding sequence ATGCAATTCCTGCCCTACCTAGCCAACATCGTCGCAATCTGTGTCCTCGTCTTCGCCATCTACCTGCCACGGCATCACCGCCGCGATCTGGCGGTCGCCTATCTGGGCGTCAACATCGGCGTCATGGCGGTTTCCATCGGGCTGCTGAACAGCACCGTCGCGGCAGGACTCGGCCTGGGCCTGTTCGGGGTGCTGTCGATCATCCGGCTCCGGTCCGATGAACTGGCCCAGCACGAGGTGGCCTACTATTTCAGTTCGCTCGCCCTCGGTTTGCTGGGCGGGCTCGGGGGCTCCACCACCACCTACGCGACGATGGCCCTAATCGTGGTCGTCCTGGCTCTGGCCGACTCCTCCCGGTTCCGGACGGGGGTCAAACGCGAGGTCGTCAACCTCGACCGGGCGATCACCGATCCCGAGGAACTCCGCTACGAACTGGCGACCCGTCTCGGGGGCCGAGTGCTCGGGGTGAACGTCCAGCGCCTCGACTTCGTCGCTGACACCACCCTCGTCGAGGTTCGCTACGCCCCGGGAGCCGGTCTCCCGGTCATCGAGAAGGTGGAGGTGCTGCGATGA
- a CDS encoding HAD family hydrolase, which yields MKPALIATDLDGTFLGANAVLLQSNLAAARRSVEEGVVFVIATGRPRRWLDALAELRDLDPLAISSNGAAIGRLTRPRPDFLHPIEPERALAFSAALPPELEVSFAVEYEHGWGREPGYPVGHFSGADQVAGLPDLLAAGPVIKVLARTRHADTHAFSPVAVAAAGEILQATFSWHDVCGTVELSAPGVTKGAALARLLEEIDIDPADAVAFGDMHNDLGMLELVGRGYVMADADPCLLGRGFTRIGPNNEGAVGEQILRLLDA from the coding sequence ATGAAACCAGCCCTGATCGCTACGGACCTGGACGGCACCTTCCTGGGTGCGAACGCCGTCCTCCTCCAGTCAAACCTGGCGGCGGCGCGACGATCCGTCGAGGAGGGCGTCGTCTTCGTGATTGCCACGGGCAGGCCCAGGCGCTGGCTCGACGCCCTGGCGGAGCTGCGTGACCTGGATCCCCTGGCGATCTCCAGCAACGGGGCGGCCATCGGCCGGCTGACCAGGCCCCGCCCCGACTTCCTCCACCCGATCGAACCGGAACGGGCCCTGGCCTTCTCGGCGGCGCTGCCGCCGGAACTCGAGGTTTCGTTCGCGGTGGAGTACGAGCACGGGTGGGGTCGCGAACCCGGCTACCCGGTTGGGCACTTCTCCGGGGCCGATCAGGTGGCTGGCCTCCCGGACCTGCTGGCGGCCGGCCCGGTCATCAAGGTGCTCGCCCGCACCCGCCACGCCGACACCCACGCCTTCTCCCCCGTGGCCGTCGCCGCCGCGGGCGAGATCCTCCAGGCCACCTTCTCCTGGCACGACGTGTGCGGCACCGTCGAACTGTCGGCGCCGGGCGTCACCAAAGGTGCCGCCCTGGCGAGGCTGCTGGAGGAGATCGACATCGACCCGGCCGACGCGGTCGCTTTCGGTGACATGCACAACGACCTGGGGATGCTGGAGTTGGTGGGCCGGGGCTACGTCATGGCGGACGCCGATCCGTGTCTGCTCGGCCGGGGTTTCACCCGGATCGGCCCCAACAACGAGGGGGCCGTCGGCGAACAGATCCTGCGCCTGCTGGATGCGTGA
- a CDS encoding VWA domain-containing protein — protein sequence MTTLVLEFMQPIRLWALALIPVIAGIYWYLANRISRSQTPNSRLRFVIPKDAAWKRHGAVLLALLSLASLVIAWAMPKDYGKQARDRATIVVTIDVSWSMEADDVSPNRLEAAKESAKKFIASLPERFNVALVTFAGTASVSVPPTVDRGVLNRAIDNIQMAPSTAIGEAIYTSLDALKLVPPDPDHPDATAPAAIVLLSDGASNLGRDSAAAAQQSKQLGVPIYTIAYGTQNGYVESNGRRERVAVDHHELYVVAENSGGKKFSAESAGELSEIYQAISSDLGYELVPMEITDQYAGLAIIFAVLAAMGVISLGARWP from the coding sequence ATGACGACCCTGGTGCTCGAGTTCATGCAGCCCATCCGGTTGTGGGCGCTGGCGCTGATTCCCGTCATCGCGGGGATCTACTGGTATCTGGCCAATCGGATTTCCCGGTCGCAGACCCCGAACTCGCGGCTGAGGTTCGTCATCCCCAAGGATGCGGCCTGGAAACGTCACGGCGCCGTGCTGCTGGCGCTGCTCAGTCTCGCTTCGCTGGTGATCGCCTGGGCGATGCCGAAGGACTACGGAAAGCAGGCACGGGACCGGGCAACCATCGTCGTCACGATAGACGTCTCCTGGTCTATGGAGGCCGATGATGTGTCCCCCAACCGGCTCGAGGCCGCGAAGGAATCGGCAAAGAAGTTCATCGCGAGCCTCCCGGAGCGGTTCAATGTCGCACTGGTGACCTTCGCTGGAACCGCCAGTGTCAGCGTTCCCCCGACCGTGGACCGGGGGGTGCTTAACCGCGCCATAGACAACATTCAGATGGCCCCCTCCACTGCTATCGGAGAGGCGATCTACACCAGCCTCGACGCGCTGAAACTGGTGCCACCGGATCCCGATCATCCCGATGCAACGGCCCCGGCGGCCATAGTGCTGCTCTCGGACGGCGCATCCAACTTGGGGCGGGACTCGGCCGCGGCGGCCCAGCAGTCGAAGCAGCTGGGGGTTCCCATCTACACCATCGCCTACGGCACCCAGAACGGTTACGTAGAATCCAATGGTAGACGGGAACGGGTGGCCGTTGATCATCATGAGCTATACGTGGTTGCGGAGAACTCCGGGGGCAAGAAGTTCTCGGCTGAATCGGCGGGCGAGCTCAGCGAGATCTACCAGGCGATTTCCTCCGACCTGGGTTACGAACTGGTTCCGATGGAGATCACGGACCAGTACGCGGGGTTGGCGATAATCTTCGCGGTCCTCGCCGCCATGGGCGTGATCTCCTTGGGGGCGCGCTGGCCCTGA